The nucleotide sequence ACAGGGATCTTCTGATAATAGGCGGCAAGGCTTGCAGCCATGGTCGTGGTGGTGTCGCCATGCACCAGCACCACATCCGGGCGAAACTCTTCCAGCACCGGCGAGAGCCCCTGCAGCACGTTGCAGGTGACATCGGTGAGGGACTGGCCGGGTTTCATGATGTCGAGATCGTATTGCGGGCTGATGCCGAAGAGATCGAGCACCTGATCAAGCATCTGCCGATGCTGGGCGGTGACGCACACACGGCTGTCGAATTGCTCGGGATACTTGGCGAGTTCTTTGACGACCGGAGCCATTTTGATGGCTTCTGGGCGAGTACCGAAAACGGAAAGAATCTTATTCATCTGTCATTTACCGAAGTCAGCGCTTTTCCGCGCCAGCGCAGCATCCCCCGAATCTCACCCCACCTCTGCCGATCCTCCTCATCCATCCGCTGCCCATACTCCCGCACAAAAGCAAACAGCACCGCACAAAACCCAACCGCAAAGGTCGCGAGCAACACAATCATCGCCCGCTTGGGTTTACTCTTCTTATCCGGCACCGCCCCTTCATCAAGCACCTGCAAAGCCGAAGTATTCTTCGCCTCATTGATCTTCGCCACCTCATACTGCTTGGTGAGCAGCTCAAAAAGCGTCTCCTGCACTTTGAAATCGCGCAGGAAGCGCGCGTACTGGATGCCAAGATCGGGGACATTGGACGTGGCGATAAAGATGTCAGCGGAGATCTTGCTGCCGGCGGGCGATTCTTCCAGGCGGCGCAACTGGCTTTTCAATTGCGCGATCCCTTCGCGCAAGCTTCTCACCTCGGGGTTCTGCTCGGTCTGAAAGGTCAGCAGCACACCCAACTCCACCTCTTTACTGGCCAGTTCGCCGCGCAGGCGCGAAATGGCCTCGATGATGGCCGACGCCTGGGTGTCGAGCTTGATCGCCTTGTTGGTCTCCTGAAACTCGCGCAGATTGTCCTCGGCGCGGGCCAGATCGGCCTGCACCACGGCCAACCGCTCTTCGAGAAACACCCGCTCGCGGCCGGCGTTGCTGAGATTCAAGCGCACGTTCAACTTTTTGAGTTCTTCGACGTAGGCATTGGCGATAGCGGCCGCGCGCACCGGATCCTCATCATCGACGCTGACGGTGATGATGCCGTCGCGCCGACCGAGAGAGACATTGACCAGCTTGTTGAGCTTGCCGTACATCTCGGTGCGATATTTCTGGTCATAGACCGTCATCAGATCGAACTGGTCGATGACGGCATCGGCGACGGTGCGGCTTTGCAGCATGCCGACAAACAGCTCACCCGAACTGCCGCCGGCTGAAATCCCCGCCAGGGCCGCCAGATCGCCCATGCCGGCCATCATGGCCCCCAGTCCGCCTCGTTCCTGCTGCGGCGGGAGAAGGCGTGCGGTGGAAGTGTAGATATTGGGCATGAGTAGGGTCACACCGGCCGCCAGCACAAAGGTCGCCGCCATGCTGCCAATGATCATGAACTTGTTCTTCACCAGCACCAGCAGCAGCTCAAGCAGATTGATCTCGTCGTCGTCCACCAGGTGGTTGGAGACCGGGGAATCCTGGGGGGGTGTATTTTGGGGAGTTTCCATAAAAACCTATTGTGAAAAAAATCAAAAAACTTGGACATGACTAACCACACGGGACACTAGAACGACGCCACGGCCGCGGCGCCCAGCGCGATCTGGTAGAAGATCTGGGTGAGATCCTTGATCTCGCGCATGATGTGGATGCGGCGGAACTTCTCGGGCACCAGCAAGGTGTCGCCGGGATACATGGGGGTGTTGTTGAAGCCGCCGAACACCCAGCGGGCGTTTTCCCGATCCCAGCTCAGGCCGGTGCCGGATTGGGTCTGGCTGACCACCGTGCCGTCGGCGCGCACGATGAACATCTGGCGGGTATCGGCATCTTCCTTGGTGCCGCCGACCAGATGGAGGTAGTGCGAGACGGTCTTGTCGGGACTGAAGGTGAGGGTGATGGGGTTGAACACCTGGCCGAGCACCATGACCGTGCGCGGATTGGGCGGCACGTTGAGGGTGTCGCCGTCGACCAGTTCGATGTCGTATTCAGTGCCGCGAAATGTTTCCAAGGGGCCAAGCTTGACCACCATACGCCCGGTCACCGGTGTTTCCTTGAGCTTCTGCAGGAGATCCAGACGAGCCTGCAGCAGGGTTTGCGCCGAGGCCACGTCCTCGCGGTTGAGGGCGCCGGCGGCGATTTCCGTGGAGACGCGCAGGGCGGCCTGCTCCTGCTCGCGGATCAGTTGATTGATGCGTTCCTGCTGCATCTGGCGCACGGATTCGCGGGTGAAAATCGCCCCGCGCAGGTAGGCGCGCTCGCTGAAGCCGCCGGCGCGCGCCAGCAGCGTGCCGAGGGTTTCTCCTTTGCCGATGGTGTATTCGCCGGGGTAGAGTACTTCGCCCTGAAGGCGTACGGTGGCTTTCTCGGTGAAATCGGGCAGGGTGCGCACGAACAGCTGGTCGTCGGGTTGCAGGGGTAGATTGTGCGCCGGATCACCGGCCAGGGCCTTGTCGAGGCTGATCAGCATCTGGCGGGTCTGCGTGCCCTGGGCGCCGTGTTCGAAGCGAGTGATCTCGGCTTCGTCGAGAAAGGCGCCGCGGCGTAGGTTGCCGGCGGC is from Geoalkalibacter sp. and encodes:
- a CDS encoding GumC family protein, producing METPQNTPPQDSPVSNHLVDDDEINLLELLLVLVKNKFMIIGSMAATFVLAAGVTLLMPNIYTSTARLLPPQQERGGLGAMMAGMGDLAALAGISAGGSSGELFVGMLQSRTVADAVIDQFDLMTVYDQKYRTEMYGKLNKLVNVSLGRRDGIITVSVDDEDPVRAAAIANAYVEELKKLNVRLNLSNAGRERVFLEERLAVVQADLARAEDNLREFQETNKAIKLDTQASAIIEAISRLRGELASKEVELGVLLTFQTEQNPEVRSLREGIAQLKSQLRRLEESPAGSKISADIFIATSNVPDLGIQYARFLRDFKVQETLFELLTKQYEVAKINEAKNTSALQVLDEGAVPDKKSKPKRAMIVLLATFAVGFCAVLFAFVREYGQRMDEEDRQRWGEIRGMLRWRGKALTSVNDR